Proteins encoded in a region of the Panicum hallii strain FIL2 chromosome 3, PHallii_v3.1, whole genome shotgun sequence genome:
- the LOC112887339 gene encoding probable protein phosphatase 2C 47, translated as MVAEAEVMHQAPVPVLEVQYHRCVTKGIDEVVGMSAAAVATPAEVEVEVEVEVAVEMPRMGLEQPDAAPSVSVEMLQFVPNIRSGSFADIGPRRYMEDEHIRIDDLSAHLGSLLVCPLPSAFYGVFDGHGGPDAAAYMKRHAMRFLFEDSEFPQASRVDELYLQSVENSVRRAFLQADLALADDLDISRSSGTTALTALVFGRQLLVANAGDCRAVLCRKGVAMEMSRDHRANYVEECERVAASGGYIEDGYLNGVLSVTRALGDWDMKTPDASASPLIAEPEFRQATLTEDDEFLIMGCDGIWDVMTSQHAVSLVRRGLRQHDDPVRCARELVMEAKRLETADNLTVIVVCFVSELGAQQQEQPGRLRGYKSLSTEALCNLRSWLETDRR; from the exons ATGGTGGCCGAGGCGGAGGTGATGCATCAGGCGCCCGTGCCCGTGCTGGAGGTGCAGTACCACCGGTGCGTGACCAAGGGGATCGATGAGGTCGTCGGGATgtctgcggcggcggtggccacGCCGGCGGAGGTTGAGGTCGAGGTCGAGGTCGAGGTCGCCGTCGAGATGCCTCGCATG GGGCTGGAGCAGCCTGATGCTGCACCGAGTGTATCTGTAGAGATGCTACAGTTTGTACCCAACATCCGGTCTGGTAGCTTTGCTGATATTGGGCCTAGGAGGTACATGGAAGATGAACATATCCGGATAGATGATCTTTCTGCTCATCTTGGCTCGCTATTGGTCTGCCCGTTGCCGAGCGCCTTCTATGGA GTTTTTGATGGCCATGGAGGTCCAGATGCTGCAGCCTACATGAAAAGGCATGCAATGAGGTTTCTGTTTGAGGACAGTGAGTTCCCACAAGCATCACGAGTCGATGAGTTGTACCTTCAGTCTGTCGAGAACTCTGTTCGCAGAGCTTTCCTGCAGGCGGATCTTGCTCTGGCTGATGATTTGGACATCAGCCGCTCTTCTGGAACCACGGCACTCACCGCATTAGTCTTTGGGAG GCAACTGTTGGTTGCCAATGCTGGAGACTGCCGGGCAGTCCTATGCCGGAAAGGTGTAGCCATGGAGATGTCTCGAGATCACAGGGCTAACTATGTCGAGGAGTGTGAAAGGGTTGCCGCGTCTGGAGGATACATTGAGGATGGCTACCTCAACGGCGTCCTATCCGTGACCCGGGCCCTTGGGGACTGGGACATGAAGACCCCTGATGCCTCGGCATCCCCGCTCATTGCGGAGCCGGAATTCCGACAGGCCACTCTCACTGAGGATGACGAGTTCCTCATCATGGGTTGCGATGGGATCTGGGACGTGATGACGAGCCAGCACGCGGTGAGCCTCGTGCGGCGGGGCCTGCGGCAGCATGATGATCCCGTGCGGTGCGCGAGGGAGCTTGTCATGGAGGCGAAGCGGCTAGAGACAGCAGACAATCTGACCGTTATTGTCGTCTGCTTCGTGTCGGAGCTGGGCGCGCAGCAGCAGGAGCAGCCGGGGAGGCTGAGGGGCTATAAGAGCCTGTCGACGGAGGCGCTGTGCAACCTGAGGAGCTGGCTTGAGACCGACCGCCGCTAG
- the LOC112884330 gene encoding shaggy-related protein kinase alpha-like: MASAGVTRSSLGFQNDTSSSSDADRLPNELGNMNIRDDKDIEDIVVNGNGTEPGHIIVTSIDGRNGQAKQTISYMAERVVGHGSFGTVFQAKCLETGETVAIKKVLQDKRYKNRELQTMRVLDHPNVVALKHCFFSKTEKEELYLNLVLEYVPETAHRVIKHYNKMNQRMPLIYAKLYMYQICRALAYIHNCIGVCHRDIKPQNLLVNPHTHQLKLCDFGSAKVLVKGEPNISYICSRYYRAPELIFGATEYTAAIDVWSAGCVLAELLLGQPLFPGDSGVDQLVEIIRVLGTPTREEIKCMNPNYTEFRFPQIKAHPWHKIFHKRMPAEAVDLVSRLLQYSPKLRSTALEALIHPFFDELRDPNTRLPNGRFLPPLFNFKPHELKGVPMDFLVKLIPEHARKQCAFVGW; the protein is encoded by the exons ATGGCCTCGGCAGGGGTGACACGCTCTTCTTTGGGATTTCAGAATGACACAAGTTCTAGCAGTGATGCAGATCGACTTCCGAACGAGTTGGGCAATATGAACATTAGGGATGATAAG GACATTGAAGATATTGTAGTCAATGGCAATGGGACAGAGCCTGGTCATATCATAGTGACTAGCATTGATGGGAGAAATGGGCAGGCAAAGCAG ACCATTAGCTACATGGCGGAACGTGTGGTAGGTCATGGGTCCTTCGGGACTGTTTTCCAG GCCAAGTGTCTGGAAACTGGTGAGACTGTAGCTATAAAGAAGGTTCTTCAAGACAAGAGATATAAGAACCGTGAGCTGCAAACTATGCGAGTGCTTGACCACCCAAATGTGGTTGCTCTGAAGCATTGTTTCTTTTCAAAGACTGAGAAGGAGGAGCTTTACCTCAATTTGGTGCTAGAGTATGTGCCAGAGACTGCACATCGTGTCATTAAACATTATAACAAGATGAACCAGCGCATGCCTTTGATATATGCGAAACTTTATATGTATCAG ATTTGTAGAGCTTTGGCATACATTCATAACTGCATCGGAGTGTGCCACAGGGACATTAAGCCGCAAAATCTCCTG GTGAATCCTCATACTCATCAGCTGAAATTGTGCGACTTTGGCAGCGCGAAAGTTCTG GTAAAAGGAGAACCAAATATTTCTTACATCTGTTCTAGGTACTACAGAGCTCCAGAGCTCATATTTGGTGCTACTGAATACACAGCAGCAATTGATGTTTGGTCTGCTGGCTGTGTCCTTGCTGAGCTGCTTCTAGGGCAG CCTCTATTCCCTGGAGACAGTGGCGTTGATCAACTTGTTGAAATCATCAGG GTTCTGGGCACACCAACACGTGAAGAAATCAAGTGCATGAATCCAAATTATACTGAGTTTAGATTCCCGCAAATCAAAGCTCACCCATGGCATAAG ATTTTCCATAAAAGGATGCCTGCTGAAGCAGTTGATCTTGTGTCCAGGCTTCTGCAGTACTCACCTAAGCTTCGGTCTACTGCA TTGGAAGCATTGATCCATCCATTCTTTGATGAACTTCGGGATCCAAACACACGCTTACCAAATGGCCGTTTCCTTCCACCTCTCTTCAACTTCAAGCCCCATG AGCTGAAAGGTGTGCCAATGGACTTTCTGGTGAAGCTGATCCCAGAGCATGCACGGAAGCAATGCGCCTTTGTAGGATGGTGA
- the LOC112887337 gene encoding putative RNA polymerase II subunit B1 CTD phosphatase RPAP2 homolog isoform X1, protein MSSTPAAAGPAAAARTVASAVLRVQMALLDGAAASNEALLHAAASALLSRVDYDDVVTERTIADACGNPACPNPLPAASAAGGPRFHISLREHRVYDLEEARRFCSERCLVASAALAASLPADRPFGVPPERLDAVVALVEGAGAGEGHGLGFRDADGKKKDEGAKLEIKEKEVAGAGEVTLQDWVGPSDAIEGYVPRRDRTAEGQKPAMQNKVAGNELSRIENVDCMNAAPGEDGMANTSPSVEPHVSSEVIAEKMGNMILSENTKPPGKKTTKTPSKMLKQEEDNSMLSSCISDSIAKQLEDVVLEEKRASKKTKASKASSRSQKSKSRKRPGGSDGHEVDFTSTIVIGDASTDMEQGTMNQYNYLSSSILTDNYASSSQCAAKDSTQAYAEQLCREFSEAVSTGKDETSDEKMKPVLKSSMKLPGSKNVMQSVTWADENGSVLETSKLYESPSSSIKQSEEGIDISLRRASAEACAAALIEAAEAISSGTSEVDDAVSKAGIIILPDMLHQKQYSNDKSSGGDEEPEIDRDVLKWPKKTVLLDTDLFEVDDSWHDTPPEGFSLTLSGFATIWAALFGWISRSSLAYVYGLDGVSVEELLIAKGREYPEKIVLKDGHSGEIRRALDTCICNALPVLVSNLRLQIPVSKLEITLGYLIDTMSFFDPLPSLRSRQWQVVVLVLLDALSIHRLPALAPVVSNSKLVQKMLNAAQVSREEYDSMVDLFLPFGRFIRTPMPI, encoded by the exons ATGAGCtccacgcccgccgccgcgggtccggcggcggcggcgcggacggtgGCCTCGGCAGTGCTCCGCGTCCAGATGGCGCTTCTCGACGGCGCCGCTGCCTCCAACGAGGCCCTCCTCCACGCTGCCGCGTCCGCGCTGCTCTCCCGCGTCGATTACGACGACGTCGTCACCGAGCGCACCATCGCCGACGCCTGCGGCAACCCCGCGTGCCCCAACCCGCTCCCCGCGGCCTCCGCGGCCGGCGGGCCCCGGTTCCACATCTCCCTCCGCGAGCACCGCGTCTACGACCTCGAGGAGGCGCGCAGGTTCTGCTCCGAGCGCTGCCTCGTCGCCTCAGCGGCCCTGGCGGCGTCGCTCCCGGCCGATCGCCCCTTCGGGGTCCCGCCCGAGCGGCTCGACGCCGTGGTCGCGCTCGTcgagggcgccggcgccggggaggGGCACGGCCTAGGGTTTCGGGATgcggatgggaagaagaaggacgaAGGGGCGAAGCTGGAGATCAAGGAGAAGGAGGTCGCTGGGGCAGGGGAGGTCACGCTGCAGGACTGGGTTGGGCCCTCGGATGCCATCGAGGGGTATGTCCCGCGCCGCGACCGCACGGCCGAAG GGCAAAAGCCAGCTATGCAGAACAAAGTTGCTGGAAATGAGCTGTCCAGAATCGAGAATGTGGATTGTATGAATGCTGCTCCTGGTGAAGATGGCATGGCAAATACATCTCCATCGGTTGAACCACATGTGAGCTCAGAAGTAATAGCTGAGAAGATGGGCAACATGATTCTTAGTGAAAATACGAAGCCACCTGGAAAGAAGACAACTAAAACCCCATCGAAGATGCTGAAGCAGGAGGAAGATAACAGTATGTTGTCATCTTGCATATCTGATTCCATTGCAAAGCAGCTGGAGGATGTAGTTCTGGAAGAGAAAAGGGCTAGTAAGAAAACAAAAGCAAGTAAAGCATCATCAAGGTCACAGAAGAGTAAGTCTAGAAAAAGGCCTGGTGGAAGTGATGGGCATGAGGTGGACTTTACAAGTACAATCGTTATTGGGGATGCTTCGACAGATATGGAGCAAGGGACGATGAATCAGTATAACTACTTGTCAAGTTCTATATTGACAGACAATTACGCCTCATCATCTCAGTGTGCAGCAAAAGATTCAACACAAGCTTACGCTGAACAGCTATGCAGAGAATTTAGTGAAGCAGTGAGCACTGGAAAAGATGAGACAAGTGATGAGAAGATGAAACCTGTACTAAAGTCTTCAATGAAGCTTCCTGGGTCTAAGAACGTTATGCAGTCTGTGACATGGGCGGATGAGAATGGAAGTGTTCTAGAAACAAGCAAACTATATGAAAGCCCTTCAAGTAGTATAAAACAGTCTGAGGAAGGCATAGACATTTCACTAAGGCGTGCATCTGCAGAGGCTTGTGCCGCTGCACTTATTGAGGCGGCAGAAGCTATTTCTTCAGGGACATCAGAAGTAGATGATGCAG TTTCAAAGGCTGGAATCATCATATTGCCTGACATGCTTCACCAGAAACAATACAGCAATGACAAAAGCAGTGGCGGAGATGAAGAACCTGAAATTGATAGGGATGTCTTGAAGTGGCCTAAGAAGACTGTGCTTCTGGATACAGACTTGTTTGAGGTCGATGATTCTTGGCATGACACGCCTCCAGAAGGTTTCAGTCTAACA CTGTCCGGTTTCGCAACAATATGGGCTGCACTATTCGGATGGATCTCCCGGTCATCTTTGGCTTATGTGTATGGGCTTGATGGGGTTTCCGTGGAAGAGTTGTTGATTGCCAAAGGGAGGGAATATCCTGAGAAGATAGTTTTGAAAGATGGGCACTCAGGGGAAATAAGAAGAGCTCTAGACACATGTATTTGCAATGCCCTGCCAGTACTTGTATCAAACTTGAGGTTGCAGATCCCGGTTTCAAAGTTGGAGATTACTCTG GGCTACTTGATTGACACGATGTCATTTTTTGACCCGCTTCCTTCTCTGCGATCAAGGCAGTGGCAAGTGGTGGTTCTGGTACTGCTTGATGCTCTCTCCATTCACCGGCTTCCTGCCCTTGCTCCTGTCGTCTCAAATTCAAAGCTTGTGCAAAAG ATGCTGAACGCCGCTCAGGTTAGCAGAGAGGAGTACGACTCGATGGTTGATCTCTTCCTCCCTTTTGGAAGATTCATTCGGACACCCATGCCGATATAG
- the LOC112887337 gene encoding putative RNA polymerase II subunit B1 CTD phosphatase RPAP2 homolog isoform X2, translated as MSSTPAAAGPAAAARTVASAVLRVQMALLDGAAASNEALLHAAASALLSRVDYDDVVTERTIADACGNPACPNPLPAASAAGGPRFHISLREHRVYDLEEARRFCSERCLVASAALAASLPADRPFGVPPERLDAVVALVEGAGAGEGHGLGFRDADGKKKDEGAKLEIKEKEVAGAGEVTLQDWVGPSDAIEGYVPRRDRTAEGQKPAMQNKVAGNELSRIENVDCMNAAPGEDGMANTSPSVEPHVSSEVIAEKMGNMILSENTKPPGKKTTKTPSKMLKQEEDNSMLSSCISDSIAKQLEDVVLEEKRASKKTKASKASSRSQKSKSRKRPGGSDGHEVDFTSTIVIGDASTDMEQGTMNQYNYLSSSILTDNYASSSQCAAKDSTQAYAEQLCREFSEAVSTGKDETSDEKMKPVLKSSMKLPGSKNVMQSVTWADENGSVLETSKLYESPSSSIKQSEEGIDISLRRASAEACAAALIEAAEAISSGTSEVDDAVSKAGIIILPDMLHQKQYSNDKSSGGDEEPEIDRDVLKWPKKTVLLDTDLFEVDDSWHDTPPEGFSLTLSGFATIWAALFGWISRSSLAYVYGLDGVSVEELLIAKGREYPEKIVLKDGHSGEIRRALDTCICNALPVLVSNLRLQIPVSKLEITLGYLIDTMSFFDPLPSLRSRQWQVVVLVQGCICFCFRDT; from the exons ATGAGCtccacgcccgccgccgcgggtccggcggcggcggcgcggacggtgGCCTCGGCAGTGCTCCGCGTCCAGATGGCGCTTCTCGACGGCGCCGCTGCCTCCAACGAGGCCCTCCTCCACGCTGCCGCGTCCGCGCTGCTCTCCCGCGTCGATTACGACGACGTCGTCACCGAGCGCACCATCGCCGACGCCTGCGGCAACCCCGCGTGCCCCAACCCGCTCCCCGCGGCCTCCGCGGCCGGCGGGCCCCGGTTCCACATCTCCCTCCGCGAGCACCGCGTCTACGACCTCGAGGAGGCGCGCAGGTTCTGCTCCGAGCGCTGCCTCGTCGCCTCAGCGGCCCTGGCGGCGTCGCTCCCGGCCGATCGCCCCTTCGGGGTCCCGCCCGAGCGGCTCGACGCCGTGGTCGCGCTCGTcgagggcgccggcgccggggaggGGCACGGCCTAGGGTTTCGGGATgcggatgggaagaagaaggacgaAGGGGCGAAGCTGGAGATCAAGGAGAAGGAGGTCGCTGGGGCAGGGGAGGTCACGCTGCAGGACTGGGTTGGGCCCTCGGATGCCATCGAGGGGTATGTCCCGCGCCGCGACCGCACGGCCGAAG GGCAAAAGCCAGCTATGCAGAACAAAGTTGCTGGAAATGAGCTGTCCAGAATCGAGAATGTGGATTGTATGAATGCTGCTCCTGGTGAAGATGGCATGGCAAATACATCTCCATCGGTTGAACCACATGTGAGCTCAGAAGTAATAGCTGAGAAGATGGGCAACATGATTCTTAGTGAAAATACGAAGCCACCTGGAAAGAAGACAACTAAAACCCCATCGAAGATGCTGAAGCAGGAGGAAGATAACAGTATGTTGTCATCTTGCATATCTGATTCCATTGCAAAGCAGCTGGAGGATGTAGTTCTGGAAGAGAAAAGGGCTAGTAAGAAAACAAAAGCAAGTAAAGCATCATCAAGGTCACAGAAGAGTAAGTCTAGAAAAAGGCCTGGTGGAAGTGATGGGCATGAGGTGGACTTTACAAGTACAATCGTTATTGGGGATGCTTCGACAGATATGGAGCAAGGGACGATGAATCAGTATAACTACTTGTCAAGTTCTATATTGACAGACAATTACGCCTCATCATCTCAGTGTGCAGCAAAAGATTCAACACAAGCTTACGCTGAACAGCTATGCAGAGAATTTAGTGAAGCAGTGAGCACTGGAAAAGATGAGACAAGTGATGAGAAGATGAAACCTGTACTAAAGTCTTCAATGAAGCTTCCTGGGTCTAAGAACGTTATGCAGTCTGTGACATGGGCGGATGAGAATGGAAGTGTTCTAGAAACAAGCAAACTATATGAAAGCCCTTCAAGTAGTATAAAACAGTCTGAGGAAGGCATAGACATTTCACTAAGGCGTGCATCTGCAGAGGCTTGTGCCGCTGCACTTATTGAGGCGGCAGAAGCTATTTCTTCAGGGACATCAGAAGTAGATGATGCAG TTTCAAAGGCTGGAATCATCATATTGCCTGACATGCTTCACCAGAAACAATACAGCAATGACAAAAGCAGTGGCGGAGATGAAGAACCTGAAATTGATAGGGATGTCTTGAAGTGGCCTAAGAAGACTGTGCTTCTGGATACAGACTTGTTTGAGGTCGATGATTCTTGGCATGACACGCCTCCAGAAGGTTTCAGTCTAACA CTGTCCGGTTTCGCAACAATATGGGCTGCACTATTCGGATGGATCTCCCGGTCATCTTTGGCTTATGTGTATGGGCTTGATGGGGTTTCCGTGGAAGAGTTGTTGATTGCCAAAGGGAGGGAATATCCTGAGAAGATAGTTTTGAAAGATGGGCACTCAGGGGAAATAAGAAGAGCTCTAGACACATGTATTTGCAATGCCCTGCCAGTACTTGTATCAAACTTGAGGTTGCAGATCCCGGTTTCAAAGTTGGAGATTACTCTG GGCTACTTGATTGACACGATGTCATTTTTTGACCCGCTTCCTTCTCTGCGATCAAGGCAGTGGCAAGTGGTGGTTCTG GTACAAGGGTGTATCTGCTTTTGCTTTCGGGACACTTGA
- the LOC112884329 gene encoding probable inactive DNA (cytosine-5)-methyltransferase DRM3, producing MVKLEDYVEDGGPDADARDPRGAAVDLLPGSVHASLKEEEGQPSSSSSNLRLQFIGMGFSPKLVDKVLQRHGDDDSNTILESLLSYSDLQQSGSESSGSLGSLFDSDSEENNSPLESRKGIDQDIKPEPDSFSEKWSYLLRTMNFSQQEVDLAFKKLGDEAPLEQLVDCIVSAQSGGSSGELENGVATNEAKAEALFGVMEKTLSLLQKGFTEEEVSSAIDNCGQRATVEMLADSILARRIANSVEQKEVKVESNCLGEAETDYLTYQPSYSAASCYDDYNNSTQVKRAKHIFMDDRGASSSHPGNPWSMGRCAGTSGMPVKVELEATTLGRRANVRGDLAKPPYFLYGNVVEIPKDTWHQLTQFLYNVEPEFVNSQFFSALSRKEGYIHNLPVERRCFVVPKSPMTIEEALPFTRQWWPSWDTRKHISVVTIEAAGIEQTCDTLGRMVRESRGVLSEEKQMQIMHQCKVSNLIWVGRDKLSPLEPHQVERILGYPHNHTNLFELNQPDRFAVMRYAFQTDTLAYFLSVLKDQFPDGIRVLSIYSGIGGAEVTLHRLGIPLKCVVSVEESDVNRKILRRWWQKTEQTGELRQLHGIWKLKTQVIDDLITEFGGFDLIIGGNYTSCKGGTTINTTMGMDSNRFFEYARVVTRVRTAVGVN from the exons ATG GTTAAACTCGAAGATTATGTCGAGGACGGCGGCCCAGATGCTGATGCCAGGGATCCCAGGGGGGCTGCTGTGGATCTGCTGCCTGGCTCGGTGCATGCCAGCTTGAAGGAGGAG GAAGGTCAACCAAGTTCTTCGTCCAGTAATCTAAGATTACAATTTATTGGAATGGGTTTTTCACCAAAACTGGTAGACAAGGTGCTCCAGAGACATG GTGACGATGATTCTAACACCATATTGGAATCTCTTTTGTCCTATTCT GACCTTCAGCAGTCAGGATCTGAATCGTCAGGTTCTTTGGGAAGTCTATTTGATTCTGATAGTGAAGAAAACAATTCTCCTTTAGAGTCTAGGAAAGGAATCGACCAAGACATCAAG CCGGAGCCTGATTCTTTCTCAGAAAAGTGGTCATATTTACTCCGAACAATGAACTTTTCACAGCAAGAAGTTGATTTAGCCTTCAAGAAACTTG GCGATGAAGCTCCATTAGAACAGCTCGTGGACTGCATTGTCAGTGCTCAATCAGGAGGATCCTCTGGAGAACTGGAAAATGGTGTTGCTACAAATGAG GCAAAGGCTGAAGCACTGTTTGGTGTTATGGAGAAAACACTTAGCTTGCTTCAGAAGGGTTTTACCGAGGAAGAGGTGTCATCAGCTATTGACAATTGTG GTCAGAGAGCAACAGTTGAGATGCTGGCTGACTCAATTTTGGCAAGGCGAATAGCCAATAGCGTTGAGCAGAAAGAG GTAAAAGTTGAATCCAACTGTCTAGGCGAGGCAGAAACTGATTATTTGACATACCAGCCCTCATACTCTGCTGCGAGCTGTTATGATGATTACAACAACAGCACACAGGTAAAAAGGGCTAAGCATATATTTATGGATGACAGAGGGGCCTCCAGTAGTCACCCTGGCAATCCATGGTCTATGGGGCGTTGTGCAGGGACCAGTGGTATGCCTGTTAAGGTAGAACTTGAGGCAACGACACTAGGCCGGCGTGCAAATGTACGAGGCGACCTTGCTAAACCCCCATATTTCCTGTATGGAAATGTTGTTGAGATCCCAAAAGACACATGGCATCAACTCACACAGTTTTTATACAATGTGGAACCTGAGTTTGTGAACAGTCAGTTCTTCTCAGCTCTATCTAGAAAGGAAGGTTACATTCATAACCTTCCAGTGGAGAGAAGATGTTTTGTGGTTCCAAAGTCACCGATGACTATTGAAGAAGCACTTCCATTCACAAGACAGTGGTGGCCCTCATGGGATACAAGGAAGCATATTAGTGTTGTTACTATAGAGGCTGCTGGGATTGAGCAGACATGTGATACATTGGGGAGGATGGTTAGAGAGTCAAGAGGAGTGCTTTCAGAAGAAAAGCAGATGCAGATTATGCACCAATGCAAGGTTTCAAACCTTATTTGGGTTGGTAGGGACAAGTTAAGCCCGTTGGAGCCTCATCAAGTGGAAAGAATACTGGGCTACCCACATAACCATACAAATCTGTTTGAACTAAATCAACCTGATAGATTTGCTGTGATGAGATATGCTTTTCAGACTGACACTTTGGCATACTTCTTATCGGTTCTGAAAGACCAGTTTCCAGACGGGATCAGAGTGCTATCCATCTACAGTGGAATTGGAGGCGCTGAAGTAACACTCCATCGGCTAGGTATTCCTTTGAAGTGTGTAGTGTCTGTTGAGGAATCTGATGTGAATAGGAAAATTCTGAGAAGGTGGTGGCAGAAAACTGAACAGACTGGGGAGCTGAGGCAGTTGCATGGAATCTGGAAGCTGAAAACTCAAGTGATTGATGACTTGATCACTGAGTTTGGTGGTTTTGACCTGATTATTGGTGGGAATTATACTTCTTGTAAAGGTGGTACGACAATAAATACAACAATGGGCATGGATTCCAACCGCTTCTTTGAATATGCCCGTGTTGTTACTAGAGTGAGGACTGCAGTTGGAGTTAATTAA